In one window of Cupriavidus necator N-1 DNA:
- a CDS encoding dihydroneopterin aldolase has protein sequence MTMLAALSHPSLQDCRRMFLRNYEVQINIGVHEFEKKGEQRVLINIDLFVPLAQSTPQADKLDEVVDYDFMRNTVAERMAQGHVHLQETLCDDVARAMLKHPKVRAVRVSTEKPDVYPDCDSVGVEVFHIKQA, from the coding sequence ATGACCATGCTCGCCGCCCTTTCCCACCCCAGCCTGCAAGACTGCCGACGCATGTTCCTGCGCAACTACGAAGTGCAGATCAATATCGGCGTGCACGAATTCGAGAAGAAGGGCGAGCAGCGGGTGCTGATCAATATCGACCTGTTCGTGCCGCTGGCGCAGAGCACCCCGCAGGCCGACAAGCTCGATGAAGTGGTCGACTACGACTTCATGCGCAACACCGTGGCCGAGCGCATGGCGCAGGGCCACGTGCACTTGCAGGAAACCTTGTGCGACGACGTCGCGCGCGCGATGCTGAAGCATCCCAAGGTGCGCGCGGTGCGCGTCTCGACCGAGAAGCCCGACGTCTACCCGGACTGCGATTCGGTCGGGGTCGAGGTCTTCCATATCAAGCAGGCCTGA
- a CDS encoding class I SAM-dependent methyltransferase: MQKAASLPLPPADAQAASDTLTARIGESIDAAGGWIGFDRYMALALYAPGLGYYSGGSAKFGRDARDGSDFITAPELSPFFARTLARQFAPLLAQGLPRMLEFGAGTGRLAADLLLGLEQEGQLPDTYAIVELSGELRARQQATLAQRAPHLADRVTWLDTLPASFEGVIVGNEVLDAMPVQLYARSGSRWHERGVVRGDDATSAFRFEDRPLADADVPEALRDIPGDHDLVTETHAEAEGFTRAVGAMLARGAAFFIDYGFPAGEYYHPQRAGGTLMCHYRHHAHPDPFLYPGLQDITAHVNFSGIALAAVDAGLTVAGFASQARFLMNAGITELLMALDPSDARAFLPQANAVQKLLSEAEMGELFKVIALTRALDDSEPMDGFARGDRCHTL; the protein is encoded by the coding sequence ATGCAGAAAGCCGCTAGTTTACCCCTTCCCCCCGCCGACGCGCAGGCCGCGTCCGATACCCTTACGGCCCGCATTGGCGAATCCATCGACGCGGCCGGCGGCTGGATCGGTTTTGACCGCTATATGGCGCTGGCGTTGTACGCGCCCGGCCTGGGCTATTACAGCGGCGGTTCGGCCAAGTTCGGGCGCGATGCCCGCGACGGCAGCGACTTCATCACCGCCCCGGAGCTGAGCCCCTTTTTCGCGCGTACGCTGGCGCGCCAGTTCGCGCCGCTGCTGGCGCAGGGATTGCCGCGCATGCTGGAATTCGGCGCCGGCACCGGCCGGCTGGCGGCGGACCTGCTGCTGGGGCTGGAGCAGGAAGGCCAGTTGCCGGACACCTACGCCATCGTCGAGCTGTCGGGCGAACTGCGCGCGCGCCAGCAGGCCACGCTGGCGCAGCGCGCGCCGCACCTGGCGGACCGCGTCACCTGGCTCGATACGCTGCCTGCCAGCTTTGAAGGCGTGATCGTCGGCAATGAAGTGCTCGATGCGATGCCGGTACAACTCTACGCACGTAGCGGCAGCCGCTGGCATGAGCGCGGCGTAGTGCGCGGCGACGATGCCACATCCGCCTTCCGCTTCGAGGACCGCCCGCTGGCCGATGCCGACGTGCCCGAGGCCCTGCGCGACATCCCCGGCGACCACGACCTCGTCACCGAGACCCATGCCGAAGCCGAGGGCTTTACCCGCGCGGTCGGCGCCATGCTGGCGCGCGGCGCGGCCTTCTTTATCGACTACGGCTTCCCGGCGGGCGAGTACTACCACCCGCAGCGCGCCGGCGGCACGCTGATGTGCCACTACCGCCATCATGCGCACCCGGACCCGTTCCTGTACCCGGGCCTGCAGGACATCACCGCCCACGTGAATTTCAGCGGCATTGCGCTCGCCGCGGTGGATGCGGGACTGACCGTGGCGGGCTTTGCCTCGCAGGCGCGCTTCCTGATGAATGCAGGCATCACCGAGCTGCTGATGGCGCTGGACCCGTCCGACGCGCGCGCCTTCCTGCCGCAGGCCAATGCGGTGCAGAAGCTGTTGTCAGAAGCCGAGATGGGCGAGCTGTTCAAGGTAATCGCGCTCACGCGCGCCCTGGACGACAGCGAACCGATGGACGGCTTTGCCCGCGGCGACCGCTGCCATACCCTGTAA
- a CDS encoding carbohydrate ABC transporter permease, whose product MRAAAITYRRWAARGAHFGLLAAFVAFCAFPFYWMLITTFKDVHDLINTANNPFLFNLPPTMENLRILFGETRYLRWVLNTLVVAVGVVLITLLLAVPAGYSLARLSGRWGRQWAIGIFLTYLIPPTILFIPFSRIIGSLGLQDSLWSLVLVYPSFTVPFCSWLMMGFFKAVPRDIEEAAMMDGLSRFGAFLKVVVPLSSSGILTVVIFSATLAMQEFVYALTFITSSSQYTVSVGVPTFLVRGDVYFWGSLMGACLIVSVPVAALYNSFLDRFVAGFTVGAIK is encoded by the coding sequence ATGCGCGCCGCTGCCATCACTTACCGGCGCTGGGCTGCGCGCGGTGCCCACTTCGGCCTGCTTGCCGCCTTCGTGGCGTTCTGCGCGTTTCCCTTCTACTGGATGCTGATCACGACCTTCAAGGATGTGCACGACCTGATCAACACCGCCAACAACCCGTTCCTGTTCAACCTGCCGCCGACGATGGAGAACCTGCGGATCCTGTTCGGCGAGACCCGCTATCTGCGCTGGGTGCTCAATACCCTGGTCGTGGCAGTGGGCGTGGTGCTGATCACGCTGCTGCTGGCCGTGCCCGCTGGCTACAGCCTGGCCCGGCTGTCGGGCCGCTGGGGCCGGCAGTGGGCCATCGGCATTTTCCTGACCTACCTGATTCCGCCAACCATCCTGTTCATCCCGTTCTCGCGCATCATCGGCTCACTCGGACTGCAGGATTCGCTCTGGTCGCTGGTGCTGGTGTATCCCAGCTTCACGGTGCCGTTCTGCAGCTGGCTGATGATGGGGTTCTTCAAGGCGGTGCCGCGCGACATCGAGGAAGCCGCGATGATGGACGGCCTGAGCCGCTTCGGCGCGTTCCTGAAGGTGGTGGTGCCGCTGTCGTCGAGCGGGATACTGACCGTGGTTATCTTCAGCGCGACGCTGGCGATGCAGGAGTTCGTCTATGCGCTGACCTTTATCACCAGTTCGTCGCAGTACACGGTGAGCGTCGGCGTGCCGACCTTCCTGGTGCGGGGCGATGTCTATTTCTGGGGTTCGCTGATGGGCGCCTGCCTGATCGTCAGCGTACCGGTGGCTGCGCTCTACAACAGTTTCCTTGACCGCTTCGTCGCCGGGTTTACCGTCGGCGCGATCAAGTGA
- a CDS encoding DUF2905 domain-containing protein, producing MLRWTLTIFLSVIILSAALPWLQKVGLGRLPGDVRFRLFGREFVLPFASTILLSMVALVIGKLL from the coding sequence ATGCTGCGCTGGACCCTGACGATTTTCCTGAGCGTGATCATCCTGTCCGCGGCGCTGCCGTGGCTGCAGAAGGTCGGACTGGGACGGCTGCCCGGAGATGTGCGCTTCCGGCTGTTCGGGCGCGAGTTTGTACTGCCGTTTGCTTCGACGATCCTGCTGTCGATGGTGGCGCTGGTGATCGGCAAGCTGCTTTAG
- the ttcA gene encoding tRNA 2-thiocytidine(32) synthetase TtcA: MSHSNNFYRLETRLQSQTGKAIGDFGMIEDGDTVLVCMSGGKDSYTMLSVLMALQKRAPIQFKLIAMNLDQKQPGFPEHILPEYLKSVGVEYVIVEADTYSIVKEKVPEGKTTCSLCSRLRRGVIYRTAKELGANKIALGHHRDDIVQTFFLNMFFGGKMKAMPPKLSTDDGQHIVIRPLAYCSEKDIASYARAMEFPIIPCNLCGSQENLQRKKVSEMLQDWERQNPGRIDNIFSALRNVVPSHLADTDLFPFTGLATGLAKVDEASLFGETTFQQQPLMFAGNVEENRMEFVRFERPPAAAAAPAAEQAGTQ; this comes from the coding sequence ATGAGCCACTCGAACAACTTCTACCGCCTCGAGACGAGGCTGCAATCGCAAACCGGCAAGGCCATCGGTGACTTCGGCATGATCGAGGACGGCGATACCGTGCTGGTCTGCATGAGTGGCGGCAAGGACTCGTACACCATGCTGTCTGTCCTGATGGCGCTGCAGAAGCGCGCGCCGATCCAGTTCAAGCTGATCGCGATGAACCTGGACCAGAAGCAGCCCGGCTTCCCGGAACACATCCTGCCGGAGTACCTGAAATCGGTCGGCGTGGAATATGTGATCGTCGAGGCGGATACCTACTCGATCGTCAAGGAGAAGGTGCCCGAGGGCAAGACCACCTGCTCGCTGTGCTCGCGCCTGCGCCGCGGCGTGATCTACCGTACCGCCAAGGAGCTGGGCGCCAACAAGATCGCGCTGGGCCACCACCGCGACGACATCGTCCAGACCTTCTTCCTGAACATGTTCTTCGGCGGCAAGATGAAGGCGATGCCGCCCAAGCTGTCGACCGACGATGGCCAGCACATCGTGATCCGCCCGCTGGCGTACTGCTCGGAGAAGGACATCGCGTCGTACGCGCGCGCCATGGAATTCCCGATCATCCCGTGCAACCTGTGCGGCTCGCAGGAAAACCTGCAGCGCAAGAAGGTCAGCGAGATGCTGCAGGACTGGGAGCGCCAGAACCCGGGCCGTATCGACAATATCTTCTCGGCGCTGCGCAACGTGGTGCCGTCGCACTTGGCCGATACCGACCTGTTCCCGTTCACCGGGCTGGCCACTGGGCTGGCCAAGGTGGATGAAGCGTCACTGTTCGGCGAAACCACCTTCCAGCAGCAGCCGCTGATGTTTGCCGGCAACGTGGAAGAGAACCGGATGGAGTTCGTGCGCTTCGAGCGCCCGCCCGCGGCTGCCGCGGCACCGGCGGCTGAGCAGGCCGGCACGCAGTAA
- a CDS encoding SDR family oxidoreductase: MPASKTPASQTGDQTHSQTGSQRATARGVALVTGGARRLGRAIALELAAQGWDVAVHCHRSVDEAEALAAQIRALGRRAAVLRADLADEAATGRLVADCTAALGVPTCLVNNASLFQYDVATSFSYASLDTHMRTNVAAPLLLARELHKALGAAAGNDKVIEPRGVVINLLDQKLDNLNPDFLSYTLSKAALQTATVQLAQALAPRLRVVGVAPGITLVSGEQSEQSFRRAHRVTPLGQSSTPEDIAQAVAYLAQARAVTGTTLYVDGGQHLMPLARDVMFLTE; this comes from the coding sequence ATGCCCGCATCCAAGACTCCTGCCAGCCAGACCGGTGACCAGACCCATAGCCAGACTGGTAGCCAGCGCGCCACCGCCCGCGGCGTGGCGCTGGTGACCGGCGGCGCGCGCCGCCTGGGCCGCGCCATCGCGCTTGAACTGGCGGCGCAGGGCTGGGACGTGGCCGTGCACTGCCATCGCTCGGTGGACGAGGCCGAAGCCCTGGCCGCGCAGATCCGCGCGCTGGGCCGCCGTGCCGCGGTGCTGCGCGCCGACCTGGCCGACGAAGCCGCCACCGGCCGCCTGGTGGCGGACTGCACCGCCGCGCTGGGCGTGCCTACTTGCCTGGTCAACAACGCTTCGCTGTTCCAGTACGATGTGGCGACCAGCTTCTCATATGCGTCGCTGGATACGCATATGCGCACCAACGTGGCGGCGCCGCTGCTGCTCGCGCGCGAACTGCACAAGGCGCTGGGCGCCGCTGCCGGCAACGACAAGGTCATCGAGCCGCGCGGCGTGGTGATCAACCTGCTGGACCAGAAGCTGGACAACCTGAACCCGGACTTCCTGTCGTACACGCTGTCCAAGGCGGCGCTGCAGACCGCCACGGTGCAGCTGGCCCAGGCGCTGGCGCCGCGCCTGCGCGTGGTGGGCGTGGCCCCCGGCATCACGCTGGTGTCGGGCGAGCAGTCCGAGCAGAGCTTCCGCCGCGCACATCGCGTGACGCCGCTGGGCCAGTCGTCCACGCCCGAGGATATCGCCCAGGCGGTGGCCTACCTGGCGCAGGCGCGCGCCGTGACGGGCACCACGCTGTACGTGGACGGCGGCCAGCACCTGATGCCGCTGGCGCGCGACGTGATGTTCCTGACCGAGTAA